In one window of Hevea brasiliensis isolate MT/VB/25A 57/8 chromosome 10, ASM3005281v1, whole genome shotgun sequence DNA:
- the LOC110651399 gene encoding uncharacterized protein LOC110651399 yields the protein MKVIIVAWSREFLFEIGPQEPVLEIKRKIELLLGVPIASQILAVFGWELVDGLDMEDYPIVTEGRKIDLTIKPMTPPFNNHNRKIQIIVKFSFRQISMEADRTETVRSLKEKIHIVEGTPIKRMSLFFSGVELDEDFRNLTEYGIREFSEIIVFLKTLTRLRDDPPTRKLNIVVQTSSSLLNAASIPLEMKDSSTINDLRRLLLSRKILPQDDYLFIHKQRIMRDHCSLRWHGVESGDSLYVFKGTVNRNGY from the coding sequence ATGAAGGTTATCATTGTAGCTTGGTCAAGAGAATTTCTTTTTGAAATTGGTCCTCAGGAACCTGTtcttgaaataaaaagaaagattgAACTCCTCCTTGGTGTTCCTATAGCTTCACAGATTCTAGCAGTGTTTGGTTGGGAATTGGTAGATGGACTAGACATGGAAGATTACCCCATTGTCACTGAAGGTAGAAAAATTGATCTCACAATCAAACCAATGACTCCACCATTCAACAACCACAATAGGAAGATCCAAATCAtagtaaaattttcttttaggcAGATTAGCATGGAAGCAGATAGAACAGAAACTGTGCGTAGCTTGAAAGAAAAAATTCATATTGTTGAGGGTACACCAATCAAAAGAATGTCTCTTTTCTTTTCTGGGGTAGAATTGGATGAAGATTTTCGCAATCTCACCGAGTATGGTATTCGTGAATTCTCTGAAATAATTGTGTTCCTTAAGACTCTGACTCGTCTGAGGGATGATCCACCTACAAGAAAGCTAAACATTGTCGTGCAAACTTCTTCTTCTTTGCTTAATGCTGCGAGCATTCCTTTGGAGATGAAGGACTCGAGTACTATTAATGACCTAAGGAGGCTTCTTTTGAGCAGAAAAATTCTTCCCCAAGATGATTATTTGTTCATACACAAGCAGAGGATCATGCGTGATCATTGCAGCCTTCGATGGCATGGCGTTGAGAGTGGAGATTCTCTTTATGTGTTCAAGGGGACGGTAAACCGTAATGGATACTGA